A section of the Macadamia integrifolia cultivar HAES 741 chromosome 9, SCU_Mint_v3, whole genome shotgun sequence genome encodes:
- the LOC122088951 gene encoding alcohol dehydrogenase has translation MSSTAGQVIRCRAAVAWEAGKPLVIEEVEVAPPQASEVRLKILYTALCHTDVYFWEAKGQNPLFPRILGHEAGGIVESVGEGVTDLKPGDHVLPVFTGECGECAHCKSEESNMCDLLRINTDRGVMITDGKSRFSINGKPIYHFVGTSTFSEYTVCHVGCVAKINPSAPLDKVCVLSCGISTGLGATLNVAKPKKGSTVAVFGLGAVGLSAAEGARLAGASRIIGVDLNPNRFDEAKKFGVTEFVNPKDHNKPVQEVIVEMTNGGVDRSVECTGNVDAMISAFECVHDGWGVAVLVGVPHKEAVFKTHPLNFLNERTLKGTFYGNYKPLSDIPSLVEKYMNKELQLEKFLTHDVPFSEINKSFEYMLKGEGIRCIIRMEQ, from the exons ATGTCGAGCACTGCTGGCCAGGTCATTCGTTGCAGAG CTGCGGTTGCATGGGAAGCAGGGAAGCCATTAGTGATCGAAGAAGTGGAGGTGGCCCCACCTCAGGCATCAGAGGTTCGTCTGAAGATCCTCTACACTGCTCTCTGCCACACCGATGTCTACTTCTGGGAGGCCAAG GGACAGAATCCTCTATTTCCTCGTATTTTGGGCCATGAAGCAGGAGG GATTGTTGAAAGTGTTGGAGAGGGTGTTACAGATCTGAAACCGGGGGACCATGTCCTTCCAGTGTTCACTGGGGAATGCGGGGAGTGTGCTCATTGCAAATCCGAGGAGAGCAATATGTGTGATCTCCTGAGGATAAACACAGATAGGGGTGTGATGATTACTGATGGCAAGTCTAGGTTCTCAATTAACGGCAAGCCCATCTATCACTTTGTTGGCACTTCTACTTTCAGTGAGTACACAGTGTGCCATGTTGGCTGTGTCGCCAAGATCAATCCCTCAGCACCTCTTGACAAAGTTTGTGTTCTCAGCTGTGGAatctccacag GTCTTGGTGCCACCTTGAATGTTGCAAAGCCTAAAAAAGGTTCAACAGTGGCTGTCTTTGGGTTGGGAGCTGTAGGCCTTTCT GCTGCTGAAGGGGCCAGGCTTGCTGGAGCTTCCAGGATTATCGGTGTTGATTTGAACCCTAACAGATTCGATGAAG CTAAGAAGTTTGGAGTTACTGAGTTTGTGAACCCGAAAGACCATAACAAACCAGTTCAAGAG GTGATTGTCGAGATGACGAATGGAGGAGTTGATCGAAGTGTTGAATGTACTGGAAATGTTGATGCCATGATCTCTGCATTCGAATGTGTTCATGAT GGTTGGGGTGTTGCTGTACTTGTGGGTGTTCCACACAAAGAAGCTGTGTTCAAGACCCACCCATTGAACTTCTTGAATGAAAGGACTCTCAAGGGAACCTTTTATGGGAACTACAAACCACTCTCTGATATTCCATCTCTTGTGGAGAAGTACATGAACAAG GAACTTCAGCTGGAGAAGTTCCTCACCCATGATGTCCCATTCTCAGAGATCAATAAGTCTTTTGAGTATATGCTTAAGGGAGAAGGCATCAGGTGCATCATCCGCATGGAACAGTAG